Proteins from a single region of Anastrepha ludens isolate Willacy chromosome 5, idAnaLude1.1, whole genome shotgun sequence:
- the LOC128864165 gene encoding basic-leucine zipper transcription factor A isoform X1, translating into MNSATKVGEIFTAAGQAFSRLGDLTMQLHPNAESPSGKWTDEEINMLHSSIIRFSDDLNKISLSIKNRTVSQIRQALKKKAFEDAGIPAKQVPVQQVQHVIQTVQQVPTQQTHVKQQTIQLNAIQQQHQTVNVITQQQQQQQHHQPQTQATTPQTVHIQHVQRILPVQGAQVSQQQHSQPTLTVPQSLQTSPKQIIIQQTSAATQIIQQPQTTTVTLQQFQQLQQQQKALLAVSAAPTMATVTENVVLQAATQPVVQSMQQQQSSQQQQHHQQTTTQQALVVGSSATAITAIAPTTVMVPAAGVVQTAVASGVTATTTAPQTTTSIALKSGPDVMMTLNRINTQEHEEECLPADVVKLDFASEEVTG; encoded by the exons ATGAATTCGGCGACGAAA GTTGGCGAAATTTTTACCGCCGCTGGACAAGCGTTTAGTCGTTTAGGTGATTTAACAATGCAACTACATCCGAATGCAGAATCACCATCAGG GAAGTGGACTGATGAGGAGATAAATATGCTACATTCGTCAATAATACGTTTTTCGGACGATCTGAATAAAATAAGTTTGAGCATTAAAAATCGGACGGT CTCTCAAATACGACAAGCGCTTAAGAAGAAAGCTTTCGAAGATGCTGGCATACCAGCGAAACAGGTGCCTGTGCAGCAAGTGCAACATGTCATACAAACGGTGCAACAAGTGCCCACGCAACAGACACATGTCAAGCAGCAAACAATACAATTGAATGCAATACAACAGCAACACCAAACTGTGAATGTAATaacgcagcaacaacaacaacagcaacaccatCAGCCACAAACGCAAGCAACCACACCGCAAACGGTGCACATACAACATGTGCAACGCATACTGCCGGTGCAAGGTGCACAAGTGTCACAGCAGCAGCATTCACAACCGACACTTACCGTGCCACAATCGTTGCAAACATCACCGAAACAAATTATCATACAACAAACCAGCGCCGCAACACAAATCATACAACAACCACAGACGACCACAGTGACGCTGCAGCAATTtcaacaactacaacagcaacaaaaagcgTTGCTAGCCGTATCGGCAGCGCCTACCATGGCCACGGTCACAGAGAATGTCGTCTTGCAAGCGGCAACACAGCCGGTGGTGCAATCGATGCAGCAACAACAGTCgtcgcaacagcagcagcatcatCAACAAACAACGACCCAGCAAGCTTTAGTTGTGGGCAGCAGCGCGACTGCCATAACCGCTATTGCGCCAACGACAGTGATGGTTCCTGCTGCAGGCGTAGTACAGACGGCGGTGGCAAGTGGTGTAACAGCGACAACTACAGCGCCCCAAACAACCACCTCCATAGCTCTGAAATCAGGGCCAGATGTGATGATGACTTTAAATCGTATCAACACGCAGGAGCACGAAGAGGAATGCCTTCCTGCTGATGTGGTTAAACTGGATTTCGCGAGCGAAGAGGTAACTGGATGA
- the LOC128864165 gene encoding basic-leucine zipper transcription factor A isoform X2 produces MNSATKVGEIFTAAGQAFSRLGDLTMQLHPNAESPSGSQIRQALKKKAFEDAGIPAKQVPVQQVQHVIQTVQQVPTQQTHVKQQTIQLNAIQQQHQTVNVITQQQQQQQHHQPQTQATTPQTVHIQHVQRILPVQGAQVSQQQHSQPTLTVPQSLQTSPKQIIIQQTSAATQIIQQPQTTTVTLQQFQQLQQQQKALLAVSAAPTMATVTENVVLQAATQPVVQSMQQQQSSQQQQHHQQTTTQQALVVGSSATAITAIAPTTVMVPAAGVVQTAVASGVTATTTAPQTTTSIALKSGPDVMMTLNRINTQEHEEECLPADVVKLDFASEEVTG; encoded by the exons ATGAATTCGGCGACGAAA GTTGGCGAAATTTTTACCGCCGCTGGACAAGCGTTTAGTCGTTTAGGTGATTTAACAATGCAACTACATCCGAATGCAGAATCACCATCAGG CTCTCAAATACGACAAGCGCTTAAGAAGAAAGCTTTCGAAGATGCTGGCATACCAGCGAAACAGGTGCCTGTGCAGCAAGTGCAACATGTCATACAAACGGTGCAACAAGTGCCCACGCAACAGACACATGTCAAGCAGCAAACAATACAATTGAATGCAATACAACAGCAACACCAAACTGTGAATGTAATaacgcagcaacaacaacaacagcaacaccatCAGCCACAAACGCAAGCAACCACACCGCAAACGGTGCACATACAACATGTGCAACGCATACTGCCGGTGCAAGGTGCACAAGTGTCACAGCAGCAGCATTCACAACCGACACTTACCGTGCCACAATCGTTGCAAACATCACCGAAACAAATTATCATACAACAAACCAGCGCCGCAACACAAATCATACAACAACCACAGACGACCACAGTGACGCTGCAGCAATTtcaacaactacaacagcaacaaaaagcgTTGCTAGCCGTATCGGCAGCGCCTACCATGGCCACGGTCACAGAGAATGTCGTCTTGCAAGCGGCAACACAGCCGGTGGTGCAATCGATGCAGCAACAACAGTCgtcgcaacagcagcagcatcatCAACAAACAACGACCCAGCAAGCTTTAGTTGTGGGCAGCAGCGCGACTGCCATAACCGCTATTGCGCCAACGACAGTGATGGTTCCTGCTGCAGGCGTAGTACAGACGGCGGTGGCAAGTGGTGTAACAGCGACAACTACAGCGCCCCAAACAACCACCTCCATAGCTCTGAAATCAGGGCCAGATGTGATGATGACTTTAAATCGTATCAACACGCAGGAGCACGAAGAGGAATGCCTTCCTGCTGATGTGGTTAAACTGGATTTCGCGAGCGAAGAGGTAACTGGATGA